Below is a genomic region from Anoplopoma fimbria isolate UVic2021 breed Golden Eagle Sablefish chromosome 20, Afim_UVic_2022, whole genome shotgun sequence.
gtatatttgtataaaagTATCTTAACTTTGAATCCCTCatatctcagaggtaaatattgtactttttactgtactacaattactttatatttatagttacttttaacatataaaaacaaatgatacaCTTATATGATATGATGTAGTATTTTCCTAATCTACGCAGTAGTACACAAAGTATCTAAAATTGACTCAGCGTTGGCGAACTACAACATCAAAATgctttatacattattattttttaaaggacgCATTCTGTATAATGATGCTTTagaatatttcagttattttggattctttactgtttttattgcttatttgcttatttataatacttgttttttatcttgtttttttactatgtctcttgtttgcactataccctatgctgctaaatcctgtaaatttccccgctgcgggactaataaaggattatcttattttatcgtatctttacttttcatacttaaagtacatttagctaataatacttctgtatttttacctaagtaatattttgaatttagtacttttacttgcaaTGGATTATTTCTAGACTATGTCATTTCCAGAGGTGGAAAgtacatgtactgtactgtacttagGTTCATaattgaggtacttgtacttccaGTTTTCCCATTtactgctactttatacttctatacACCACCACCAAGTTACTTTAGACTCCTCTACGTTTACTTAAAACCTTTCTGCTACTCACTGTTACTTTGCTGAttcttattaataatataaaaaagaatcaacaaatcagatataatgtattattatggataaagatataactttattgatcccttgGTCAAAttcacaacaacaaagcagTATAGAAAAGAAcaagctccacctttaccagctgcaatatttaattcatttacacattaatgcatctataatacaaattcaataatatTCTTCTCGCTCTGGGGGCCATTATGCATAATAAGAactttttaaagtgtattttgagTGCAAGACCTTTACTGGCctatgtaagataagataaaacaagataagataatcctttattagcattaatttacaggattacagcagcatagagtatagtgcaaaacaagagacatagtgaaagagaaacaagataaaataaaaaagaaataaaagaaataagcaataaaaaacagtatatattaatatattaatatttgaaatattatatgtaaagacagaaaaactattatagctataaatTGCACAGTTTTTattgcaattttattttattgcgcATGTGCATGTAAGTGTTTGTAGTCCTTCATGCATGGTGGTTGTAGTTCTCTCTGGCCAATCATTTCAAacgaaaacaagataaaataaaaaaaaataaaaaataaataagcaataaaaaaacagtatatataaatatattaatatttgaaatattatatgtaaagacagaaaaactattatagctataaatTGCACAGTTTTTattgcaatttttattttattgcaattttattttattgtgtgcaTGTAAGTGTTTGTAGTCCTTCATGCATGGTGGTTGTAGTTCTCTCTGGCCAATCATTTCAAacgaaaacaagataaaataaaaaataaataaaataaataagcaataaaaaaacagtaaaaaaataactgaaatattaaatattatgaaataaaaacttatttattaaaacagaaaaactattatagcaaTAAATTGCACAGTTTTTattgcaattttattttattgcgcATGCGCATGTAAGTGTTTGTAGTCCTTCATGCATGGTGGTTGTAGTTCTCTCTGGCCAATCATTTCAAACGAAAACACGCGGATGAATGGGGGCGGGGCtggagtcacacacacacacacacacacacacacacaccctctctctctctctatgtctctctatctctctctctctccacatactctcacacacacacacacaaaaacgaACAGAAAAGGGACGCGCAGCCTGACGAGCTCAACGGTACGTTTGAATTTCACCTCTAACGGCTGAATGTCTGcgtgttattaataatatttaatatatatattttttttttttttaccaaaactcatttaaaacacatctgCTTGCTTAAAAACTCGATAATAAcgatatattaaaaaaattaaaataaataaataaaataagcaacAGGTGATCCCGCTTCCCGGACATGACGCGTGATTGACAGCCCGTCGTAGCCAATAGGCGGAGAGCGGAGTCGCAAGAGCCAATCACGTTCGTCCGCAGTGTTCGTGTGGGCGTTGATCCGGACTGACAGCagtggctccacacacacacacacacacactcactcagtgAGGACGCAGCGCACAGACAGGCAGGGTGTCTCCGCTGCTCAGGGGGGGATTTTTGTTGCTGCATAAACCGTGAGTTGCATTTAAAGGCTGTTTagatgtgcatgcatgtgtgtttgtgtgcatgcatgtgtgtttgtttgtgtgtgtgtgtgtgtgtgcatgtttgtgtgtgcatgcatgtgtgtttgtgtgcatgcatgtgtgtttgtgtgcatgcatgtgtgtttgtgtgcatgcatgtgtgtttgtgtgcatgcatgtgtgtgtttgtgtgtgtgcagagaggaTTTGGTTGCATGTTTTCTCTGCAGATTGCTCAATTTGGGactggacatttaaaaaaataaaaaataaatgcacctGTCGTGTTAGTATTTCTGTGCATTGTGTGCAATGCAACATGCAGATTAAATACCCAGCCATTGGAGAATAAACtctatttaaatgtaataatttagGATGTAATACTAGTCTTAAGAAATGACAGTAAAACAACGCAAAATAGCAAACAGGCCCCTGCAGGAATGTTAAGTGATACCACATGATATGCATTCATTAAACCTATTTTTGACTTATTGTGTAACTTTAAGTTTGCATTGAAAGTCATTTTCTGTTATggtacatttaaaaagctttagCTCTTTTACAGCTGggatatacagcgggtaaaataagtattgaacaccatgtttctcagtaaatatatttctaaaggtgctattaaCAACCGACaaagctggtgtcttggctctccgtgcctttttgcacctccctttcttcatgtgttcaatactttttcccctgcgtcattccatttgattacacataacttaaattctgaacttatttgtttggttttctttgtatgtatggattacttgggttgttaccgacatctggtgaacatttcatgtcaataggacctttagaaatatatttactgaggaaaatggtgacgtgtttaatacttattttatcaatattatattcCTCAAAAGTCTTATTGTCATAAAGGATGTTTTGTAGCAGGTGACGCACTACTGTGGACTTTGACTGGGTGACCTGATGAATGAATACGCCCAAATGTTTTGGTCATCACCCAACCTAACACTCATAGAAAAACTGTTGTGCTTGAAAATCACCTGGTAGCAAAAGTAAACAAGCCTTAAAGGCCGCCACACTTTAAAGATAGACATATTCTGTCATAAATACTAAAAAAATGTTCACTTAGCATTGCCGGTTATATGGTAGAGACACATTACAAGTGATTTGATCTCTATCTCTATTGACTAGAGAAGCTTTAAAGGGAGATTATTTACCTTTTGAAAGGAAACATAATACAATCTTTCTCTTACAAATGACAAAGTACTTTGGATATATGCTCTTATGTAACTTGACGACTCAGTTTGTTGACTTTACGACTTTTCTCTACTTTGGCTTTTGTTCACCACAAGCAACAGACTCGAGAGAACGTAGGGAAATGAAATGTGCTGTCATCCTGTAATAACCACTTTCGGTCAGAGTTGCTGTTTTGGATGCGATTTTGTGTTTCAGCCATAATTACATTTGCAGTTTGCTTTCAGGTAATCGCTGCAGTCGTTTTGGAATATCAGCAGCTCTGAGGATTATTGCTGGATTTGAATAGGACCACATCTCCCAGACCACCAATCCTTCCCCATGAGGAAAGATGGGGAATGGATTGTCTGACCAACCCAGCCTCCTCTCTAACGTCCCGTTCTTCCAGTCGTTTCACATCGCCATCCTCGGCCTGGACTCTGCGGGGAAGACCACCGTCCTGTACAGACTGCAGTTCAACGAGTTCGTGAACACGGTGCCCACCAGAGGTTTCAACGCGGAGAAGGTGAAGGTGTCTCTCGGCGGCCACCGGAATGTGACGTTCCACTTCTGGGACGTAGGCGGCCAGGAGAAGCTCCGCCCCCTGTGGAAGTCGTACACGCGATGCACGGACGGCATCATATTCGTGGTGGACTCCGTGGATGCGGAGCGCATGGAGGAGGCCAAAACGGAGCTCCATAAAATCGCCAAGACCTCTGAAAACCAGGGGGTGCCTCTACTGGTGGTAGCCAACAAACAGGACTTGAGAAACTCTCTGGGACTCGCCGAGATTGAGAAATTGCTGGCGCTGAAAGAACTGGGCCCCGCAACTCCCTGGCACCTGCAGCCGACCTGCGCCATCATAGGCGAGGGCCTCAGGGAGGGCCTGGACCGCCTCCACGACATGATCCTGAAAAGGAGGAAGGCGCTGCGGcaacagaggaaaaagagatAAACTTTATAAAGACATGAATGCTGTTATATGTGAAGGAAACGAAGGATATTCTCCTGGGTGGATACAGACACATCCACCGCAGGTCCAGATTCAAAACGCTGAGTTTTATCAGTCCAAAAGTTCCAGTTCTACGTCTTGTGATGATGCTGTTGATCAGGAAGTGACGATTTAAAGGAATACAGTATGAAGATGAGAAAGTTTGAGACATGTGTGGGTATGCTTTAGAGAGTTTGTATGGATTAAAAAGCACTGAGGGTTTGAGGTCTGGAAGAGTGATGGAAGTTAAGACTGCTCCATGAACGGCTGTTCAAAACCACATTACCAAATATTATTTAAGGAAACGAGTTGAAGGGTTATTTGGTAAATGATCAAACGTTATTACACCAGAGGGactacaaaatataaacatccGTTTAATTTGACTGTTTTCTATGTTATTATATCTGGTTCATTTTTTACACTGGACTTTCTCCGGGAAAGAAAAGTATTATCATGCATTTTTGCATTATTATCGATTTGCTTGCTGTCTTATATATctaattttttaaaaagcactttaGAGTATCTCTTCGTATGAAGTTTACAGTTTTTGAATAGATAAAGTTTGGGCAAAATACAACAGATGCTACTGTAGTTGGTCCACGTTGGCCACATTGTCATTAGACAGGttatgcattttgttttgcttaataaaatatatttggagCAATATTGACGGTGGTATGGAGGTTGTTATTACGTCCACTTTGTTTTTCAagggcttgtttttttctcaaagatgTTCAGGATTGGAACCTTTAATTCATTTGGGTGTTTGCGTGTTTGAGCTTTGAGAGGCTAGTTAGAGTTCGTAGAGAGGGAACGAGCAATCTGTCAAAACATCTGTCAATTAGTCTTTTAACAAGAAACTTAACGGCCAGTTCCTCCAGTGGATCTGCTGTGTAGCACACACACTATAGAACCAGCTGTTCTGTCACACGTACATGTGATACAAGGTGTTTccggagaaaaacaaaatgcacgCTCTGCTCGGTCAACCTTTGCTCTGATTATCACTTAGAAAATGTCCTCGGTTTCATTTCACGGCAACTTGCACAATAATTGTGTTGACACAGGAACACGCCCAAAACCTGCACCGCCACCTTTTTAATGATCGTGTGCAGTTGTGGAGCTGAATTGACAACTTTGACATGCCTTTTATCACACGTAATATACACGGCGGGTTGCGGCGTTTCTACGTCGTCCAACGAGCTAACTATATATACAGACTCTGATGTGCGACATCATACGCATCAAAAAGCCTGATACGAAATATACAAAAGAAATATCTTTCCACTCTCGGCTGCTGCAGTAGTGTAAAGGGTGAAAGAGATGCACTGATGCAGAACAGACAGGCCTTCATCAGGACTTAACAATGTTGTCAGGGCAGTCTGGAGGCCGGATCCAGCGCAACAGGCTCGGGCAGAAGGCTGTGAAACCGAGGGGCATTACGGGAGTATTTCTGGACTGAGCTGGGTGGATATGCAGCCCAGTGCATTAACACCATTTGTCATCCCATTCCTTTGAAACAATTAATGACTGTAAAGCCCCGACAGGCCCAGTGCGGCAGCTGGCTCTCTGAAATAACTCTGTGATGCAGATTTGCGCCGCTCGCAGGCTGAAATCGTCCAAACCGTATAAATATCTGCTCCAGTTAGATGTGATTACTGTGACCTTCGTATGTGGGGGGTTTTGATGCTGGGTCTCAGGGGGACTATCGCGTTTGAAGATAGAAAATACACGTCCGTAGCATTCATTTTCACACGTTTGTATGACTTTCGAGCGGCCGCAGAGTTAAACTGAGTATTTTATGGCTTTTAAAGACGCCATCGGATAGTTAAAagcagagaggggaggtggggggggataTGAATTATGGCAAGAGAGTGAGGAAGATGACACCAAAGTGTCCTGGCTGGATATTTGAACCAAGAGTGTCTAGTCTaaaagttgatgtttttgtgttgggGGGTGGCGGTGCCTCTTTCTGAACTTGTTTGCCAAGGAAGGAAACTCAAAAGGGCAAAGGCACATTCACACATTCCCTgattctacttcctgtttctcagAAAGCCACGTcagctttctgtgtgtgtgtgtgtgtgtgtgtgtgtgtgtgtaaatcaatTAATATGTCCTTTCCTGCTTCGCCTTGTTTGTACTTCAGGCCATTTCTTTTGATGTGCTGAGGCACTCACCGGGGGATTACTGTCGGTTATTGGCTCTGTAGATCAAAAAGCATGTCGCCTGTTTTTCTGCTGACTCAGTTTAATATGTGTAAACCCATAAGGAGAGACTCAAACAACCAAAAACCCCCTTCACTGGATCATATAGTCACTTTTCTTGCATGCAGGAAAAGGATCCCTCTGTCTCAGCCTTTATCCTCGTTCTAGTCTCCAGTGAAAGGTGGATTCTGGGGAATAAATCTCTTGTCCAGGGGCCATGCATTAACCCATTAACCTCGGATTGGGGCGCTTGGCACGAAAGCGCCCCAGTCAACATGAAGTAAAAAGCACACTGCGGTGTCCTCCACGTCTTATTTGGAGCTGCTCATCCATGTAGGAATTCCTTCTCATTACTTCTATGACAGAGTGCTGTACTAGAGTATACGCCTAAGGCAGGATCCAGTTTGGCAGCTATTACCCAGGTTGGGCGGCACACAGCTGAATATTGTACAAAATGTTCCACCTGGTGTGTTTGGCGAGAACACATGGAGATATGACGTTCCTCTGGAGAATGTGACGGATCGGAGAGGAGTCGCTGGTTCTAAAGGGATTTCCACGCACCATAAATTCCAATGTCAAgcgttttctttttaatgaccTTTTAATGATCCTCCGTGATCGTCAACACGGACACACCCTGAGAAACAAATATGAGAAACACTCAGCATATTTGCATATGCACGCAAGTTATCAATGAGTCTCACGGATAACGTAACCAaactaaagttatttttatttgtcttaatTATTTACAACTTAAATTATGTTTGCCATATGAAAGATGGATGTAAAcactacaatacccatgagcctcagccaCTGTGGCCTAACAAGATTCGGGAAATTCAGAAAGTGTTCGGCGTAGTTTTTGAATCCAACTAACACTGACACAATCCCACACATTCAGCTTCCAGTTGCGGCGTTGAAGTCGTTTGTTTTGATGTCTCTTTCTGAAATGCTTCGTGGGAATCGTAGTTGACTTCTATTTTTAAAGGGCGGGtcaatttttgttgttgttgttctttaaaGTTCTATATCACTCTGTAGTTTCTCCAGTGGTGTTCCTAATGCATTCAAATCTGTTTTTGAAACAATTTTGGTCAAAATACGTATGTTTTTTGcatcaaaatgctgttttcctCACATGACCAGACCTATGTTTCTGCATGATGAAGGtctacatatatttacataacatCAGAACCTTATCCATAGCCACAGTAACTTCAATACATTTGTGTTAGCGATCAAAAACAACCTAGCCCATGAGTCATGGCCACAAAGTCAAAGCTTGAGctgtagataaataaataattctctTTTCATTAAAGGATCACAATGAGAAATGACATTGAGCAATAAAAAGATGGTGGGACTCTGGCGCTCCATGAGGTGCATTAAAGTGAGATTTAAATGATCCGTGCTGAGGTTAAGATAAGTATGAGACAAAAAGGAAAGTGAACATGAGGTTATGAATATGGGTTTATATGCGTTAATGGCTTTTCTTGACCTTGAACCCTTCGGCAACACTGTTAACAATCACATGCATGTTCAGACGAAAACAAAGAATTCTCATAAATCGTTAAAGGTATGTTCTGGTGTAAAGGGAGGTGTATTTCAAAGTACATAccataaacctttttttactgCACGGCCATGACACATTAATGTTGCACGACTTCACTTTCCCCTGAATCCACCTCCAGAGGGTTCTCCTATTCTGCTGAGTTTGGAGATTAATCCCTTTGTGTACTTTAAAAGAGGACATGGCAATATATGCATACTCCTCCACTGTTTATTATGCAAGGTTATCATGAcgggattcatttttttttctttcttccccgAGTCTATTGAGAGCGAGTGGCCTATTTACATGTGAATTCCTCCCTGTAGCCCTGCAGCATCGCTCAAAGTGGCGAACGGGGCCACCTGcaaggggagaggaggggaggaagggacggaggaggaaggagggaggagggagggagacgcTGTTTGAGGAGCTAGAGAAGTGCACTCCTGTTTTCTTTGGTGCAGAGAAGAGAAGCTGGTTTCATTAATCCCTCAGGATCCatggagacagagagcgagCTGTGGCGGCACGAACACGggcaaaaaacagaaagacgtttctttcttttctcacctgAACACTGTAGATTATGATGACATAAGTATTTGTGACACATCAAAAAATAAACCGCAAGAAAACACGTTTCCCTCGAATCGTAAATGACCAGACAGTTTCATTGTTGAGAAGTATTTTTTAGGAAACCAGGCTTCAAGAATCTTTACTGGTCCAAACTTGGAACTGAATTATAAGAACTGGAGATTCAATAAACGactctttttgtttctgcaaATCAACTCCTGAGTTTTTCCAATTTGACGTTTGGACCTTTTTGACCTTTGAGAATCTTATTATGTTCACTTTAGTTTAGATTGTTTTAGATTGTTTCCACTGATCCCCCATCAGCTTCTAGTGCTGcgataagacttttttttttcaatcactGACTTCATATTCTGGCCGTGGAAATCAGAAATATGACAAATAGTGGAGTTTATGTTCAAGTGAACAACAGTATCTATTCCCTCTATGAACACTAACTAATCTGCTTTACCAAATACGCTATGCAGGATTATATTAAAGACTTTAGTACTGGAATTATActacaaagtacatttactcatgaGTACGGTATCATTTTGAAACATTCAAGCTCAGGATTGTGTCAAATCGTAAACTATTAAAATGTCTCCACTGAGACATCGTTATTATCCTTCCTCAGTGCACTTTTCTATCAGTTGCAGTTCTACGACTCCAGTGTTTCTTCTGCATTAGAGCGCATGCTAAATGATTAGCTCCGCTGCTTTATGAAAGTCTCCCCAAACTCGTTACCTCCAAGACTACTCTCAGCAGACAGAGTTTGGGAAAGGAGCAAGAATTATATTTCAAACACCCCCAGATATTGCCACCTTATTAGTCTCTCCTCTCACGGAGCGGAGGAGAGACAGGCGAAGTGAAGATAACGTTATCGGCACGGGTCACGCCGTGAATGACATGCTAATGTGTTGACTGgttatgtgtttctgtgttgttaGATGAGAGAATATTCAGTTAAAACAGATCAATGATTCAGGTTTGCCTTCATAGAGCCATCGGAACTTCAGCGAGGGACGTTATTTACGCAACTTTTGGGTGTGCAGTCTTTCTAATGAAGTGTTTTCACCATCTTATACTTGACATCATATGTATAATTTATGGCAGAATCTCTTGTGGTTGACTACTGTACATATTG
It encodes:
- the arl4aa gene encoding ADP-ribosylation factor-like 4aa, producing MGNGLSDQPSLLSNVPFFQSFHIAILGLDSAGKTTVLYRLQFNEFVNTVPTRGFNAEKVKVSLGGHRNVTFHFWDVGGQEKLRPLWKSYTRCTDGIIFVVDSVDAERMEEAKTELHKIAKTSENQGVPLLVVANKQDLRNSLGLAEIEKLLALKELGPATPWHLQPTCAIIGEGLREGLDRLHDMILKRRKALRQQRKKR